One window from the genome of Vidua chalybeata isolate OUT-0048 chromosome 3, bVidCha1 merged haplotype, whole genome shotgun sequence encodes:
- the RNF144A gene encoding E3 ubiquitin-protein ligase RNF144A isoform X3, with translation MVASEIMQRYKKLQFEREVLLDPCRTWCPSSTCQAVCQLQESSPQDPQLVQCKVCDIEFCSACKSNWHPGQGCQESMPISFLPGETSSVFKMEDDDAPIKRCPKCKVYIERDEGCAQMMCKNCKHAFCWYCLESLDDDFLLIHYDKGPCRNKLGHSRASVIWHRTQVVGIFAGFGLLLLVASPFLLLATPFVLCCKCKCNKGDDDPLPT, from the exons ATGGTTGCATCAGAAATCATGCAAAGGTATAAGAAGCTACAGTTTGAAAGAG AAGTGCTTTTGGATCCATGCCGGACTTGGTGTCCATCCTCTACATGCCAGGCAGTTTGCCAGCTCCAGGAATCAAGCCCACAGGACCCTCAGCTGGTCCAGTGCAAAGTGTGTGACATTGAGTTCTGCTCTGCTTGCAAATCTAATTGGCATCCAGGTCAAGGCTGTCAAGAGAGCATGCCAATCTCTTTTCTTCCAGGAGAAACAAG TTCAGTTTTCAAAATGGAAGATGATGATGCTCCCATCAAACGCTGTCCAAAGTGTAAAGTTTACATTGAACGAGATGAAGGCTGTGCCCAAATGATGTGTAAGAATTGCAAACATGCCTTTTGCTGGTACTGTCTGGAATCTCTTGAT GATGATTTTCTCCTTATACATTATGACAAAGGACCTTGTCGAAACAAGCTGGGGCACTCCAGGGCATCTGTTATCTGGCACAGGACACAG GTGGTAGGCATTTTTGCAGGATTTGGTCTTCTACTTTTGGTGGCTTCCCCTTTCCTTCTACTTGCTACACCGTTTGTTCTGTGCTGCAAGTGCAAATGTAATAAAGGAGATGATGACCCTCTACCAACCTAG